In Flavobacterium lacustre, a genomic segment contains:
- a CDS encoding chromate resistance protein ChrB domain-containing protein yields the protein MKWITRERPKIDRLACPWLIKNFVDKEAEFIYVPFDEVCEKAKELDAIPFDIPNVEFTHYNEQSTFDYIIKKYKIEDSAILIMADIIRGADTDRHDMAKESAGLWAISAGLSHNITDDYKLLETGMVIYEALYSWAKYLYQQNHLQNSPFENLLHEVYNKFLKDKKTTTKKTPAWVKDLKEIIQDQIDTQFTFDLKKISTDLELNPSYLSREFSKYFEDLNFGDYVRKLRIEKAITLIQNSTYTLTEIAYIGKTGQIDHHFPVQIDHLILV from the coding sequence ATGAAATGGATTACTAGAGAAAGACCTAAAATTGACCGATTGGCCTGTCCTTGGCTGATAAAAAATTTTGTAGACAAAGAAGCCGAATTCATATACGTCCCATTCGATGAGGTTTGTGAAAAAGCAAAAGAATTAGATGCCATTCCTTTTGATATCCCTAATGTTGAGTTTACGCATTATAACGAACAAAGTACGTTTGACTATATCATAAAAAAGTACAAAATAGAGGATTCCGCCATTTTGATTATGGCTGATATCATTCGTGGTGCAGATACTGACAGGCATGATATGGCAAAAGAATCGGCTGGACTTTGGGCGATTTCAGCTGGATTGTCCCATAACATTACAGACGACTATAAACTATTAGAAACAGGAATGGTTATCTACGAGGCACTATACAGTTGGGCCAAATATTTATACCAACAAAATCATTTACAAAATAGTCCGTTTGAAAACTTGTTACATGAGGTATACAACAAATTTTTAAAGGATAAAAAGACCACCACTAAGAAAACGCCTGCTTGGGTCAAAGATTTAAAAGAGATTATTCAAGACCAAATAGACACTCAATTTACTTTCGACCTAAAAAAGATTTCAACTGATTTAGAGCTTAATCCTTCCTATTTATCAAGAGAGTTTTCCAAATATTTTGAGGACCTCAATTTTGGTGACTATGTTAGAAAATTACGAATCGAAAAAGCAATTACCCTTATTCAAAATTCAACCTATACTCTTACCGAAATAGCCTATATTGGAAAAACCGGTCAAATTGACCACCACTTTCCAGTTCAAATTGACCACCTGATTTTGGTGTAA
- the istA gene encoding IS21 family transposase, with the protein MANKITDMSKIRKVIKFYCNGKSKLFISSYLSLSRNTVKKYISLFEVLELSIEIINEKTDAELELLFSHTTVESINPKLQTLHNFFPKMERELKKVGVTIQHMWEQYIAVNPDGYRSSQFSHHYKIWGKRVNPVMHMNHKAGDKMYVDYAGKTLSFIDKDTGEIKEVQFFVAILGASQYTYAEASMSQQKEDFVASVENAMRFFEGTPAAIVPDNLKSAVIKSSRFEPTINETLADLAEHYETTILPARAYKPRDKSLVEGAVKILYRRIYVNLNENKFFSLEELNQQIWDLLDTHNNRKLTGRPYSRLELFLEDEKQKLRPLPQERFEIKYQSFATVMQNGHVQLSQDKNYYSVPYQYVKKKAKLLYTKSTVEIYYKYNRIAVHTRNYKPYIYTTIPEHLASTHQFVAQWSAARFIDWASSIDESVGEYIMQIIESRNHPEQAYKSCLGILNFEKKVGKQRLINACKRALDFKIYNFKTIQNILENNLDHIDFEQEQEQELPSHGNIRGKHYYN; encoded by the coding sequence ATGGCAAACAAAATAACAGACATGAGTAAAATTAGAAAAGTAATTAAATTCTATTGCAATGGAAAAAGCAAGTTATTTATAAGTAGCTACTTATCCCTTTCCAGAAACACGGTAAAGAAGTATATTTCTTTATTTGAAGTCCTAGAATTAAGCATTGAAATAATTAATGAAAAAACAGATGCCGAACTAGAACTTTTGTTTTCACACACTACCGTGGAATCAATTAATCCCAAATTACAGACACTCCACAATTTTTTTCCTAAAATGGAGCGGGAACTAAAAAAAGTTGGAGTTACCATACAACACATGTGGGAGCAATATATTGCCGTAAACCCTGATGGCTACAGAAGTTCACAATTTAGCCATCATTACAAAATATGGGGTAAACGGGTCAATCCAGTAATGCATATGAATCACAAAGCCGGTGATAAAATGTATGTGGATTATGCTGGAAAAACACTCTCCTTTATTGATAAAGATACGGGTGAAATCAAGGAAGTGCAGTTTTTTGTAGCCATATTGGGAGCTAGTCAATACACCTATGCCGAAGCTTCCATGAGCCAACAAAAAGAAGATTTTGTTGCTTCGGTAGAAAATGCCATGCGTTTTTTTGAAGGCACTCCTGCGGCAATTGTTCCAGATAATTTAAAATCTGCAGTAATAAAAAGCAGTCGTTTTGAACCGACAATCAATGAAACCTTGGCTGATTTAGCGGAACATTACGAAACTACAATCTTGCCCGCCAGAGCCTATAAACCAAGAGACAAGTCATTGGTTGAAGGAGCTGTCAAGATATTGTACCGAAGGATTTATGTAAATCTAAATGAAAACAAATTCTTTAGCCTTGAAGAATTAAACCAGCAGATATGGGATTTATTAGACACTCATAATAACCGAAAACTCACAGGGCGCCCTTACTCTCGTTTGGAATTGTTTTTAGAAGACGAGAAACAAAAACTGCGCCCATTACCACAAGAACGCTTTGAAATCAAATACCAATCCTTTGCAACGGTGATGCAAAATGGACATGTTCAATTAAGTCAGGACAAAAATTACTATAGCGTTCCGTATCAATACGTAAAGAAAAAAGCGAAACTGCTGTATACCAAATCAACGGTAGAGATTTATTATAAATACAATCGGATAGCTGTCCACACACGAAATTACAAACCTTATATCTATACCACAATCCCGGAACATCTGGCCAGTACGCATCAATTTGTAGCCCAGTGGAGCGCTGCCCGCTTCATTGATTGGGCAAGCAGTATTGACGAGTCGGTAGGAGAATATATTATGCAGATAATCGAAAGCAGAAACCATCCTGAACAGGCTTATAAAAGTTGTTTGGGAATACTGAACTTCGAGAAAAAGGTAGGCAAGCAACGATTAATAAATGCCTGCAAGCGGGCACTTGATTTTAAAATTTACAATTTTAAGACGATACAGAACATTTTGGAAAATAACCTAGACCATATTGATTTTGAACAGGAACAGGAGCAGGAACTCCCGAGCCACGGTAACATAAGAGGAAAACATTATTACAACTAA